AGAATAGATCGTTGACTCTGGAACATCCGGGGTTATTCGTAACTTGCAGCACGCATTAAGTAATTGACAATGAATAATGGATAATGAACATTGAATAATTGTATGGACAACCCATCCAATTCCTGCATGACTTGCATTATCTATTAGTCATTTTACATTATTCATTAATTCTTGGCGAAACTACAAAAAGTACATGGAACAACGCCAACCTAACGAATCAAACCAACCCCGCACCAACCCATCAAACGGGTCGAAGTCTGATGTACGTCCTGACGAAGCTCAGTCACAGCCATCGACTGAACAACGGCCTGGCCATCAACACCCTAACAACCGTCAGAGCACTCCTTCCCGTGATAATCGTCCTGGGAATAACACGCCCGACACAGACCCAATTAACCGGCCCGAAAGACCTCAAAAGCCTATTCAGAATCAGCGCGAGAATCGGCAACAGAATGGGCGGTCAGACGATCAGCGCCCAAAAAACCAGCAAAATCAACGGGAAAATCGGCACGAAAACCGACAACCCAACTCGAATCAGCGGCCTAATGAAGCCCGGCAGCGCGACGACAATCGACCCAGCCGGGAGCAAACGCCCCCCCTGCCCCGCGTACAGGAATCGCTCCTGGGCGAAGCCACACTGCGTGATCTGAACAACCAGCCAAACCAACCGACCGAACATACCAGTCGTGAAGAACGATTAGTGATTGGCATTTCGTTGGGCGATTACAACGGCATTGGGCCCGAAGTTATTCTGAAGGCGTTGCAATACAACCGATTACAGAAAATTTGCACCCCCGTTATTTACGGTTCCATGCGGATTTTGAACCGATATCGCAATCTGCTCAACTTCAAAGACTGGAATCTGAATGGGGCTCAGTCGATAGGCCAGATCAGCCATAAACTAACCAACGTCATTACGTGCTGGCCCGATCAGAACCAGGATATTCAACCGGGCCGCGTAACCCCTGAAGCGGGTCAGGCTGCGTTTGCCTGTCTGCAACGGGCCGTGGATGACCTGAAAGCGGGTAAGCTGGATGCACTCGTAACGGCCCCCATCAACAAGTACAATATCCAGTCGGAAGAATTTAAATTTCCGGGACATACGGAATACCTGGCTCAGGAATTCGAGGTTCAGGACAATCTGATGTTTATGGTCAGCGGAGCCTTACGCGTTGGGGTTGTAACGGGCCATATTCCGCTGGGGCGAGTTCGTCAGAATATTACGCGGGATCGCATCGCGCAAAAACTTGCCCTGATGATGAAGTCATTACGACAGGATTTTGGCATTGAAAGACCCCGAATTGCTGTGCTGGGCCTTAATCCACATGCTGGAGAAGAAGGCCTGTTGGGCAATGAGGAACAGGAGATTATCAAGCCATTGCTTGCCGATTTACTGGACAAGGGCGAACTGGTGTTTGGCCCCTACCCTGCCGATGGTTTCTTTGGCACGAGAGCATACAAGCATTTCGATGCCGTACTGGCCATGTATCACGATCAGGGACTAATTCCGTTTAAGGCAATTGCCTTTGAAGAAGGGGTCAACTTTACCGCCGGGATGCCCGCCGTCAGAACCTCACCCGATCACGGAACTGCCTACGATATCGCCGGAAAAAACCTTGCCGATGAGACGTCTATGTTACAGGCCATTTATACTGCCATCGACGTAGCCCGACACCGGAAAGAGTTTATTGAATTGGAGGAAGGCGCACTTAAATAAGTTATGGCGTTTACAGTTTTCTGTTTACAATTGGCTGACGCGTCAGCCAATTGTAAACAGAAAACTGTAAACAGAAAACTATACATCGAATGTTAAAATCAATGACTGGCTTCGGCAATGCAACAGTAGAGGCTGGAGGCCTGTCTGTTACAGCTGAAGTTAAAACCCTGAATTCCAAATTTCTGGATATTTACTGCCGAATTCCCCGCCAATTCTCGGATAAGGAAATTGAGCTACGCGCCCTGCTAACCCAGCAACTGGAACGTGGTAAGGTGGAGCTTTCTATCAATCTTACCCGCACGAATGTGGTACGGCCAGGTGTAACCATCAATCGCCCGCTGGTGCAGGCTTACGTCAGCGATTTAAAGGAAACGGCCAATACCATGCTTATGAGTATTCCCGACAGCAACATCCTGCAACTAGCTCTCCAGCAGCCCAATGCGTATCTGACCGAGTCGACCGATCCAGCCGCCGATGCTTCGGACTGGGCAACGGTACAGGCTGCCGTTCAGGAAGCTATTCGCCGTTGCGATGCTTTTCGGAAACAGGATGGAGCCATGCTCGAAGGCAAGTTTCAGGAGTACATTCAGATTATTACCGATCGGCTGGCCGATGTAGAAGAACAGGATGTCCGACGGATTCCGGCCGTACGTGATCGGATGCGCAATTCGGTTAAAGAATTGCTCGACAGCGAAACCTTCGATCAGAATCGGTTTGAGCAGGAATTAGTTTACTACGTCGAGAAGTTCGACATATCGGAAGAAAAAGTCAGGCTCAAAAATCACCTGGCCTATTTCCTTGAGGTTCTGATGGGCGAGGAAGCCAATGGCAAGAAACTGAATTTTATCTCCCAGGAAATTGGCCGTGAAATCAATACCATCGGGTCGAAAGCCAATGACGCTGCCATTCAGCGGCTGGTTGTCCAGATGAAAGATGAACTGGAGAAAATTAAGGAGCAGACAATGAATGTAATTTGATCAACTAAAGATACCCTTGGATACTTTCGACGATACGTTCTACCAATCGCACGATACGCTTACGTTAGCCCAGTTATTACTGGGTTGCGAGCTTGTACATGAATCGACTGAGGGAACAACGGCAGGGGTAATTGTTGAAACGGAAGGGTATTTGACTGGAGATCCGGCCTGTCATGCGTACCGACGGCAAACGGTTCGCAATGCCGCCATGTTTGGCCCTGCCGGTACACTCTATGTCTACCAGATTTACAATCACTACAATTGCATCAACGTCGTGACCGGGCCGCAAGGTATTGGCGAAGCTGTACTGATTCGGGCACTGGAGCCTACTGAAGGCATTGATCTGATGGGACTTCGGCGAAACGAAGCATTCAAAACTGGTTTTGCCCGCTATCGCAACAACGTCCTTGACCCAACTACTGCCCACGGCCAGCGTAATCTGGCGAATGGTCCCAGCAAGCTAACTACTGCCATGGGAATCGACCGGACGCGTGATAATGGGAGATCACTGACAAACGGACCTCTGTATATACGCGGCCCCGTGCTTCACGACTTCGACATGGTTACAACCACGCGTATCGGTATAACCCACGGGGCCGATTTGCCGTATCGATACTATATAAAAGGGAATCCGTTTGTCAGCAAAAAATAATCGGCGACTCCTACATATTTACCAGGGCATTACCTCGCAATACGGGCACAACATCGTACAGATCGTGCTGGAGGCAGTAAGGAATATCTTTTTGGATACCCAATCGCTGAAGTCGGCGGATGTGTGAGGCATTTGCCATGTAGGCCACTAGGTTGTCTTTCCCCTGGGCATAAAGCCGCCAGGCCATAATGGCACTATCTTCGGCCATAGCGTAACTATCTTTCAAGCGGTCGACCAAAGCACCGGCAAAGAGCGTATCTTCCAGATTCACCCGACCCTTCCAGCCTGCACAAAGCACCATAACATCATAGCCCTCGGTTTTGAGGTAGCGTACAATGGCATCCAGATTCAAAAATGAACCCACCAGCACTTTCACCGCCGATCGGGATCGAGTGATGGCCAGCGTACCATTGGTGGTCGTCATAGCGATATTAGCCCCCCGAATCCGTTCGTCCATGTAGGTGAACGGGGAATTGTCCAGCTCAAAGCCGTCTACCTTACGGGCATTGCGTTCGGCAGCGGCCAGATAGCCGCGCTCCTGTAATTCCTTACATTCCTCGACCGTAGCGACGGGAATAATGCTGTTGACACCATACGCAAAGGCTGTCACCATGCACGAAGTAGCCCGAAATACATCTGCCACTACCACGATGGTATTTTCAACCGTGTGCAGATGGAGTAAATCGGGGGTAAAGCAAACGTCAATTTGTTTCATATTGTCTGAACCGGGATTTTATGATTTAACTGACCGACCTTGACTGACTTTCTTGGAAAGCTTTTTACACAATCAAGGTCGGTCAGTTAAATCATAAAATCCCGCCGGACCGCCGGAGCGGTCATTTTTTAACGAAGGGGAGTTTAACGACCTGAGCTTTGAGGAGCCGGTCGCGGACTTTTACGAATATCTGGGTGCCGGGTTTACTAAAAGCCGTTTTGATGTAGCCTAAGCCAATGCCTTTGCTCAGCGTAGGCGATTGCGTACCCGACGTTACTTCGCCGATTGGGTTGCCATCAGCATCGGCCAATTCATAATGGCTACGGGGTACACCCCGATCAATCAATTCAAATCCGACGAGTCTGCGTGGAACACCCTGTTCTTTCTGTTCTTTCAGCACGTCGGCATCAATGAAGGGGTGTGTAAACTTGGTAACCCAGCCCAGTCCCGCTTCAATGGGTGATGTTTCGTCGGTAATGTCGTTACCGTAGAGGCAGTAGCCCATTTCGAGCCGGAGCGTATCACGGGCCCCCAGACCAATTGGCTTGATACCGAAGGGTTCTCCAGCTTGCATAATGGCGTTCCAGACTGATTCAGCCTGATGGCTGGACACATAAATTTCGAATCCACCCGCACCCGTATAGCCCGTTGCCGATATAATCACATTGGCGCATCCGGCAAAATCGGCTTTCTCAAAGGTATAATACTCCATCAAAGCCAGATCAACTTTTGTCAGTGACTGTAAGGCTTCAGCGGCTTTTGGCCCTTGTACGGCAAACAAACAGGTACCGTCGGAGATATTAGTCATTGTAACGGCATAATCCGATGCATATTGACTGATCCAGTTCCAGTCTTTCTCGATGTTGGATGCATTCACAACGAGCATATACTCCTGATCGCTAATCCGATAAACCAGTAAATCATCCACTACACCACCCCGACCGTTGGGCAGGTAGCTATATTGCACTTTACCGTCATACAGAATACTGGCATCATTGGCCGATACGCGCTGAATCAGATCCAGGGCACCGTCGCCTTTGAGCACAAACTCGCCCATGTGTGAGACATCGAAGATCCCGACGCCATTGCGTACGGTATTATGTTCTTCCAGATCGGAGGAATAGCGAACGGGCATTTCGTAACCCGCAAACGGTACGATTTTCGCACCTAACTGCTGATGAATATGATGGAGAGGAATTTGCTTGAGCGACATGTGCGCGGAGGTTATCCGGCAAATTTACGAACAGATCACGGGTTTTACCGAAACTTCTTACGCGAAGTCAGTCTAGGTTGAAATTAATCGGCAAGTAATACTTTACCTGAACCTTCTTTCCTCGTTGTATACCAGGTATCCAGCGACCACTCATTTTCTTTACAACGCGCAGAGCTTCACGGTCCAGATCGGCTCGAATGCTTTGAGTAACCACGTAGTCACACAGTGTACCATCTGTGCAAACGACAAAACTGACCACCACCTGACCACTAACCCGATCTTTTTGTGCACTGATTGGATACGACAGATTCCGGTCCAGAAATTGCTTAAGTGCTGGCATCCCCCCCGAAAATATTGGATGACGGTCCTCTAGTTCGTACAACGTAGTATCCTGCCCAGCTACACAGGATTTTCCAGTTAGTAAAACACCTTTATCATAGTTCTCTTCGTAAAAATAGGAGCCATCGGCATAAATTCCTGTCCACGTACCTTGTTTAAGATAATCCTGATAATGCCCCTGCTCGACAAGCAATGTCTCACGATTTTTATTGGTATACGATTTTACGCTCCGATAATACTGTGCCCATCCAGTACCATTTCTGACTAACTGCCGCCCTGCACTATCCCAAAAAGCAGTTACTTTATCAATCTCCGACGTTTCAAGAACGTCCCCCATGACGAGTTCCTGAACCTGCTGAATCTGCCCATTAGCATACCAGGACAAAATTACCTGTTTATCATCGCCGTAATCATGCTTTTTAGCAACAGCCCCATTCGGATGATACGCAATTTGGGGGCCAGCTAATTTGCCAATCTTATAATTAGCTTCACTCAGCAGCTTTCCTGTAGCATCTACCGTACAGATGGAGCCATTTAATTTTAACAATGCCTGCTGATGCCCAATCGTATACGTAGGCCTACCAAACGAATCAGGCTGTTCATTTAATCTATGTACTAGTGAATCACGGGCATACTCTTCCCATTTCATATTGGCTAACTTATACAGAACAAGATCACCAGAAGGGACACCATTCGTATCCACTGGATTAACCTCTTTGAATTTCACTCGCTCATTACTATCTGGAAGCACAATAAGGTCGGCATCCTGATAGGTGATGACTTCGCCATGTATATACCTCAAGGGCACATTAGGCTTAAATATAATGGGCATACTTACTTGCTGATGTACAACTTCCCCTCGCTTTTTAGCGGGTTTCCAGGCATTAAAGAGCTTGAATACCCGCATAGCTTCACGATCACAATCGGGTCGGAAGTTTTTCGTAATCCGCACATCCGATATATGTCCATTCGTCCCAACAACCCCGGTAAGAACAACAATACCACCCGCACCAGATACCTGTGCAGTTATAGGCTTTCTCAGATTTGCCATAAGAAAGGTATTGAACGCACCCAAGCCTCCCCGTGGCTGTGCCGCACTATCGACCTCAAAAGGTTGATAGATCATTGGTTGAGCTAGTAATACGGATCGATAAAAAAACAGAAAGAAAAGCAGACGGTATTGCATAAACAAAAACAGGATAAGTATACGCAAAGTATATAATTACCACTTTACCGCCAAACTTTCCTTCATGTGTCTCTATCAGATCCTAGCCTACAGGTTACCCTTTCTCGGCATAACTAACTAGTATGCTCTATACATAGAATCGCCCGACCTTTACCTGAAAGACCGGGCGATAACTTATAATTCATCAAATCAGACTAAACTAGCCGGGTCGATTTCGTCGAGATTAGCCCGGTTGGCATTCGTATGGTTACCGAAGCGTTTCTCCAGTTGACGTTGTAATTTCCCAACTACGCTGTGGATCAACGCATACCAGTTATCGCCCGATTCGTCAGCATATACATCATTGCCGGGCACACCATATTTAATACCCACATGCTTCTCGTTGCTTCGCTGGTTAGGTTCCACTTTTAAATACACATCGGCCGTAATAACATCGCCCTTGTAGAATCGCTGAAGTTTCGACAGCGCATCCAGTACCGAAACCCGGAGATCGTCGGTTAATGTAAATCCTACGGCCTCAATATCCAGTCGTACATTATCTAAACTCTGGTCTTGTTGCATAACTTGCTTCGTTTACGTTGAGTAATCTGTTGGGTAAATACCAACGCTTTTTTTATAAATCCCAGCGCCTGTATTTTGTTTTAAATCCAACTAGTTTACCAGAGTCAGTGGAGTAGGTCCTTTGTGGTAATACCCTGACTTACTGAAGCGAAAAATTGATTGGCAGGTTGTATTTTACTTTAATGTTTTGCCCACGCTGTGCTCCTGGTACCCAACGACCACTCGATGCTTTTACCACGCGAACGGCCTCTTCATCGGTTCCGAAGCCAATACCTTTCAGCACCTCAACGTCTTCTACCTCCCCCTCCTTATTGATGACAAAGCTGATAAATACCCGTCCCTGCACTTTGGCTCGCTGGGCAGCGGGCGGGTAATGTAGGTTTTGACTCAAAAATTGCCCAAGTGCAGGCATACCACCTCTAAATTCAGGCAATTGCTCAGGAACGGAATACTGTACCGTATCTTTTCCAATCGTTCGGGCCTTTCCTTTCTGACAAATCCCTTTGTCATAGATTTCCTCATAGAAATAAGAGCCATCGGCATAACGCCCTATCCAGACGCCCTGTTTCAGTCGGTTCTGATAAGTCCCCTGTTCAATAAACGATGTCTGTTTGGTCGTGTCGGCGTAAGAACGAACGGTTTCTCTGAATACAGCCAATCCGTTACCGTCTCTAACCTGTTGATTCCCTGTACTATCCCAATAGGCTGACAAGCGCTCTGGATTCCTGGTACCCAGTGGTGCAGAACTATCAATTTCCCGTACCAGTTTAATTTGTCCAGTTGTATACCAGGCCGTTATCATTCGTTTGGTATCGGCTTCGTCACTCTTTTCAGCCACCAGGCCATTGGGATAATACGTGATGCGGGGCCCTTTTGGTCGCCCGTGCTCGTAATACGTCTGTTCAAGAAGTCGCCCATCGCTGGTCAGGCTAAAGGTCATCCCCTGCCATAAGCGCTCAGCATCCTGATAACCAATTCGATATGTCCGCTGCTTCAACTTGCTCCCCGACTCGTATTTCTCACGGACAAAGGGCAATCGACGTTCTACTTTCCAGCTCTTTCCCCTTAGTCTGTAAAGCACTATATCGTCAGAAGGCAAACCGTTTGTAT
This window of the Spirosoma aerolatum genome carries:
- the gcvT gene encoding glycine cleavage system aminomethyltransferase GcvT; this translates as MSLKQIPLHHIHQQLGAKIVPFAGYEMPVRYSSDLEEHNTVRNGVGIFDVSHMGEFVLKGDGALDLIQRVSANDASILYDGKVQYSYLPNGRGGVVDDLLVYRISDQEYMLVVNASNIEKDWNWISQYASDYAVTMTNISDGTCLFAVQGPKAAEALQSLTKVDLALMEYYTFEKADFAGCANVIISATGYTGAGGFEIYVSSHQAESVWNAIMQAGEPFGIKPIGLGARDTLRLEMGYCLYGNDITDETSPIEAGLGWVTKFTHPFIDADVLKEQKEQGVPRRLVGFELIDRGVPRSHYELADADGNPIGEVTSGTQSPTLSKGIGLGYIKTAFSKPGTQIFVKVRDRLLKAQVVKLPFVKK
- the pdxA gene encoding 4-hydroxythreonine-4-phosphate dehydrogenase PdxA; the protein is MEQRQPNESNQPRTNPSNGSKSDVRPDEAQSQPSTEQRPGHQHPNNRQSTPSRDNRPGNNTPDTDPINRPERPQKPIQNQRENRQQNGRSDDQRPKNQQNQRENRHENRQPNSNQRPNEARQRDDNRPSREQTPPLPRVQESLLGEATLRDLNNQPNQPTEHTSREERLVIGISLGDYNGIGPEVILKALQYNRLQKICTPVIYGSMRILNRYRNLLNFKDWNLNGAQSIGQISHKLTNVITCWPDQNQDIQPGRVTPEAGQAAFACLQRAVDDLKAGKLDALVTAPINKYNIQSEEFKFPGHTEYLAQEFEVQDNLMFMVSGALRVGVVTGHIPLGRVRQNITRDRIAQKLALMMKSLRQDFGIERPRIAVLGLNPHAGEEGLLGNEEQEIIKPLLADLLDKGELVFGPYPADGFFGTRAYKHFDAVLAMYHDQGLIPFKAIAFEEGVNFTAGMPAVRTSPDHGTAYDIAGKNLADETSMLQAIYTAIDVARHRKEFIELEEGALK
- a CDS encoding 2-phosphosulfolactate phosphatase; protein product: MKQIDVCFTPDLLHLHTVENTIVVVADVFRATSCMVTAFAYGVNSIIPVATVEECKELQERGYLAAAERNARKVDGFELDNSPFTYMDERIRGANIAMTTTNGTLAITRSRSAVKVLVGSFLNLDAIVRYLKTEGYDVMVLCAGWKGRVNLEDTLFAGALVDRLKDSYAMAEDSAIMAWRLYAQGKDNLVAYMANASHIRRLQRLGIQKDIPYCLQHDLYDVVPVLRGNALVNM
- the hpf gene encoding ribosome hibernation-promoting factor, HPF/YfiA family — encoded protein: MQQDQSLDNVRLDIEAVGFTLTDDLRVSVLDALSKLQRFYKGDVITADVYLKVEPNQRSNEKHVGIKYGVPGNDVYADESGDNWYALIHSVVGKLQRQLEKRFGNHTNANRANLDEIDPASLV
- a CDS encoding TonB family protein produces the protein MIYQPFEVDSAAQPRGGLGAFNTFLMANLRKPITAQVSGAGGIVVLTGVVGTNGHISDVRITKNFRPDCDREAMRVFKLFNAWKPAKKRGEVVHQQVSMPIIFKPNVPLRYIHGEVITYQDADLIVLPDSNERVKFKEVNPVDTNGVPSGDLVLYKLANMKWEEYARDSLVHRLNEQPDSFGRPTYTIGHQQALLKLNGSICTVDATGKLLSEANYKIGKLAGPQIAYHPNGAVAKKHDYGDDKQVILSWYANGQIQQVQELVMGDVLETSEIDKVTAFWDSAGRQLVRNGTGWAQYYRSVKSYTNKNRETLLVEQGHYQDYLKQGTWTGIYADGSYFYEENYDKGVLLTGKSCVAGQDTTLYELEDRHPIFSGGMPALKQFLDRNLSYPISAQKDRVSGQVVVSFVVCTDGTLCDYVVTQSIRADLDREALRVVKKMSGRWIPGIQRGKKVQVKYYLPINFNLD
- a CDS encoding YicC/YloC family endoribonuclease, encoding MLKSMTGFGNATVEAGGLSVTAEVKTLNSKFLDIYCRIPRQFSDKEIELRALLTQQLERGKVELSINLTRTNVVRPGVTINRPLVQAYVSDLKETANTMLMSIPDSNILQLALQQPNAYLTESTDPAADASDWATVQAAVQEAIRRCDAFRKQDGAMLEGKFQEYIQIITDRLADVEEQDVRRIPAVRDRMRNSVKELLDSETFDQNRFEQELVYYVEKFDISEEKVRLKNHLAYFLEVLMGEEANGKKLNFISQEIGREINTIGSKANDAAIQRLVVQMKDELEKIKEQTMNVI
- a CDS encoding TonB family protein; protein product: MRYLALFFLIGCSSLLFAQQTPYQLFEVDSVAEPRGGQAYFNVFLQTNLRKPIQAEALGIGGRVMLTGVVETDGSVSDIKVLTSLRPDCDREAIRVLSLFKAWKPASKGGKPVRQIVNMPIVFKANEPFTYISGNRISYFDNADKLITDSTQAAFRQVIPLDTNGLPSDDIVLYRLRGKSWKVERRLPFVREKYESGSKLKQRTYRIGYQDAERLWQGMTFSLTSDGRLLEQTYYEHGRPKGPRITYYPNGLVAEKSDEADTKRMITAWYTTGQIKLVREIDSSAPLGTRNPERLSAYWDSTGNQQVRDGNGLAVFRETVRSYADTTKQTSFIEQGTYQNRLKQGVWIGRYADGSYFYEEIYDKGICQKGKARTIGKDTVQYSVPEQLPEFRGGMPALGQFLSQNLHYPPAAQRAKVQGRVFISFVINKEGEVEDVEVLKGIGFGTDEEAVRVVKASSGRWVPGAQRGQNIKVKYNLPINFSLQ
- a CDS encoding DNA-3-methyladenine glycosylase, translated to MDTFDDTFYQSHDTLTLAQLLLGCELVHESTEGTTAGVIVETEGYLTGDPACHAYRRQTVRNAAMFGPAGTLYVYQIYNHYNCINVVTGPQGIGEAVLIRALEPTEGIDLMGLRRNEAFKTGFARYRNNVLDPTTAHGQRNLANGPSKLTTAMGIDRTRDNGRSLTNGPLYIRGPVLHDFDMVTTTRIGITHGADLPYRYYIKGNPFVSKK